The Candidatus Izemoplasma sp. genome has a window encoding:
- a CDS encoding HAMP domain-containing sensor histidine kinase, with protein MQRRVIQIIIVYSIGLGHAMYLTSDFLLGIFIIGLMIYHIISIQNLNRTLEEDLDTSVRSLQYRLDKSIQEKKATLEQVLSLSDSFSFGLLMVDETGMIQLANKDLKDYFGLDLYHKSYDALKSIEKLHEFVHHSYILESKLRRQIVYNGADYDLIATPLYENKIFKGCFVIIHDITILKNAEKYQKQFTADVSHELKTPLSTIKGFSEILLRDQDIDVDKRNEFLELIQEESLRMERLLKDLMTIAQMDRVDYELELIKTPIHEALNETYTRLNRLMDKKNLSHSITVQPASLLIDPYKIRQVLTNLINNAINYTDQGSIFIEGSVEDENYVIKISDTGIGIEEHNIERIFKRFYRVDKTRSRKTGGSGLGLSISKNVIQRHGGSITVESEIDKGSTFIIRLPLKDNMIL; from the coding sequence ATGCAAAGACGTGTCATTCAAATAATAATTGTTTATTCTATTGGATTAGGCCATGCGATGTATCTGACATCCGATTTTTTGCTTGGTATTTTTATCATTGGCTTAATGATTTATCATATTATATCAATTCAAAATTTAAACCGAACACTAGAAGAAGACCTAGATACAAGTGTACGTAGTTTACAGTACCGTTTAGATAAATCGATTCAAGAGAAAAAGGCAACTTTAGAACAAGTGTTGTCATTATCTGATTCGTTTAGTTTTGGTCTTTTAATGGTTGATGAAACAGGGATGATTCAACTCGCAAATAAGGATTTAAAAGATTATTTTGGACTCGATTTATATCACAAGTCGTATGATGCATTAAAATCAATAGAAAAACTACATGAATTTGTTCATCATTCATATATATTAGAATCAAAGTTGCGTCGTCAAATTGTATATAATGGTGCGGATTATGATTTAATTGCAACCCCCCTTTATGAAAATAAAATATTTAAAGGGTGTTTTGTGATTATTCATGACATAACCATTTTAAAAAATGCCGAAAAATATCAAAAACAATTTACTGCCGATGTCTCACATGAGTTAAAGACACCGCTTTCTACCATTAAAGGATTCTCGGAAATATTATTACGGGACCAAGACATTGACGTTGACAAACGTAATGAATTTTTAGAGCTTATTCAAGAAGAGTCACTACGGATGGAACGCTTATTGAAGGACTTGATGACCATCGCTCAGATGGATCGTGTGGATTATGAATTAGAACTGATAAAAACACCTATACACGAGGCCCTAAATGAGACTTATACACGTCTTAACCGTTTAATGGACAAAAAAAACCTATCTCATAGTATTACAGTGCAACCGGCATCATTGTTAATTGATCCTTACAAAATTAGACAAGTATTAACCAATCTGATTAATAATGCGATTAACTATACAGACCAAGGATCTATTTTTATCGAAGGTTCTGTCGAAGATGAGAACTATGTGATTAAGATCAGTGATACAGGTATTGGCATTGAAGAGCATAATATTGAACGAATTTTTAAACGCTTTTATCGTGTGGATAAGACACGTAGTCGAAAAACAGGTGGCAGTGGATTAGGATTAAGCATTAGTAAGAACGTGATTCAACGTCATGGGGGCTCAAT
- the phoU gene encoding phosphate signaling complex protein PhoU, with protein sequence MTNTRKHFNDELEELNNRVDAMGQEVLESYKRLVIACEDNDIDLAHHIMDHDKIVNGLEESINVDAYLLIAKQCPVASDLRQIISAVKISNDLERIADYAVNIAKYLVKTKNDNDQFVKRVVNLTNLFIPMLKEIVQAFKERNVEAALKVSKSDEEIDATYKKYVKEFIRVAKAKTDEEAEEAMRVILVLKQIERAGDHVTNIAENIVYLVNAKRLELD encoded by the coding sequence ATGACAAACACACGAAAACATTTTAATGATGAACTAGAAGAATTAAACAATCGCGTTGACGCGATGGGTCAAGAAGTTCTTGAAAGTTATAAACGCCTTGTCATTGCTTGTGAAGACAATGATATTGATTTAGCACACCATATTATGGATCATGATAAAATTGTCAATGGTCTTGAAGAATCAATCAATGTGGATGCCTATTTACTAATTGCCAAACAATGTCCGGTAGCGTCCGATCTCAGACAAATTATTTCGGCTGTTAAGATTTCTAATGACTTAGAACGGATTGCTGATTACGCCGTCAATATTGCTAAATACCTTGTCAAAACTAAAAATGATAATGATCAGTTTGTTAAACGGGTTGTTAATTTAACCAATCTCTTTATTCCAATGTTGAAAGAGATTGTACAGGCATTTAAAGAACGCAATGTAGAAGCTGCATTAAAAGTTAGTAAGTCAGATGAAGAAATTGATGCTACATATAAAAAATATGTTAAAGAATTTATTAGAGTTGCAAAAGCGAAAACAGATGAAGAAGCCGAGGAGGCAATGCGTGTCATTCTTGTCTTAAAACAGATTGAACGAGCAGGAGATCATGTAACCAATATTGCTGAGAATATTGTATATCTTGTTAATGCTAAACGCTTAGAACTTGATTGA
- the pstB gene encoding phosphate ABC transporter ATP-binding protein PstB, with product MKTVFKIENLDLFYGKFQALKNISLEIEKNQVTALIGPSGCGKSTFLRCLNRMNDLIEGCKIMGDVDYHDNDIYDRDYDVIGLRTKVGMVFQNPNPFPMSIYDNIAYGPRCQGIKDKKRLDEIVQTSLEKAALIDEVKDRLNDSAMGLSGGQQQRLCIARAIAMEPEVILMDEPTSALDPIATLKIEELMNDLKQDYTIVIVTHSMQQAARISDKTAFFLMGELIEVDSTDTIFTQPKNQKTEDYITGRFG from the coding sequence ATGAAAACTGTATTTAAAATAGAGAACTTAGATCTATTCTATGGGAAGTTTCAAGCATTAAAAAATATATCTTTGGAAATTGAAAAAAACCAAGTCACCGCATTAATTGGACCATCAGGGTGTGGAAAATCAACGTTTTTAAGATGTTTAAATCGGATGAATGATTTAATTGAAGGATGTAAAATTATGGGAGATGTCGATTATCATGATAATGATATTTATGACCGAGATTATGATGTTATAGGCCTCCGCACAAAAGTAGGGATGGTATTTCAAAATCCTAATCCATTTCCAATGAGCATTTATGATAACATTGCTTACGGACCAAGATGTCAAGGGATTAAGGATAAAAAGCGTCTTGATGAAATCGTGCAAACAAGTTTAGAAAAGGCCGCGTTAATTGACGAAGTAAAGGATCGTCTAAATGACAGTGCGATGGGCTTAAGTGGGGGACAACAACAACGGCTATGTATTGCAAGAGCAATAGCCATGGAACCAGAAGTAATCTTAATGGATGAACCTACCAGTGCACTTGATCCTATTGCGACATTGAAAATAGAAGAACTCATGAATGACCTTAAACAAGATTATACAATTGTAATTGTGACACACTCGATGCAGCAAGCAGCACGTATAAGTGATAAAACCGCATTCTTTTTAATGGGAGAGTTGATTGAAGTAGATTCTACTGATACAATATTTACACAACCTAAAAATCAAAAAACAGAAGACTATATCACTGGACGCTTTGGATAG
- the pstA gene encoding phosphate ABC transporter permease PstA has product MSNRRKKIDILYQALTYVASSIAVIALSMIFIYVFRNGSDLLDFGLLVNDYHEKYYNADIEGDITYSTTEAPDTLEDNMYYSDRWGIAFEDTENREGKNVIRVVYIAKDSPMQSLNDKNNPTTENFGIKVGNIVTAIKFEDKASALPIYGAEYMINELNASDNFREIVFTSLGGGIRGSIITTLYVIGMSLLFSLPIGIFTAIYLNEFAPKNRITNTLRSMVEVLTGVPSIIFGLMGLAVFVPLTVRYTSATSGNLISGSLTLGVILLPVIIRSTEESLKVVPDALRNASLALGANHTQTTFKVVLPNALPGILTATLLAIGRIIGESAALIFAIGTAVKDDISIFGKSTTLAVHIWSLMSDEPANIQLASTIAVVILLIVLVLNISVKLISMRFKKRYE; this is encoded by the coding sequence ATGTCAAATAGACGTAAAAAAATAGATATTTTATATCAGGCATTAACTTACGTGGCCTCATCGATTGCTGTTATAGCCTTGTCAATGATATTTATTTATGTGTTTCGTAACGGCTCAGATTTACTTGACTTTGGATTACTAGTTAATGACTATCACGAGAAATACTATAATGCAGATATTGAAGGTGATATAACGTATTCAACAACCGAAGCGCCTGATACACTTGAAGATAATATGTATTACTCCGATCGATGGGGCATTGCCTTTGAAGATACGGAAAACCGCGAAGGGAAAAATGTTATACGCGTCGTTTATATCGCAAAAGATTCACCAATGCAATCTTTAAATGATAAAAACAACCCCACAACAGAAAATTTTGGAATTAAAGTAGGTAATATTGTCACTGCCATTAAGTTTGAAGATAAAGCATCCGCTTTACCAATCTATGGGGCAGAATACATGATTAACGAACTTAATGCATCAGATAATTTTAGAGAGATTGTATTTACATCTCTAGGGGGCGGTATTAGAGGATCAATTATAACAACATTATATGTGATTGGTATGAGTTTACTATTTAGTTTACCAATTGGGATCTTTACAGCCATTTACCTCAATGAATTTGCACCGAAAAATAGAATCACGAATACATTAAGAAGTATGGTTGAAGTATTAACAGGTGTCCCAAGCATTATCTTTGGATTGATGGGTCTCGCAGTGTTTGTTCCCTTAACCGTACGATACACTAGCGCCACAAGTGGAAACTTAATTTCAGGAAGTCTAACACTTGGTGTTATCTTGTTACCAGTCATAATTCGATCAACAGAAGAATCGTTAAAAGTGGTTCCAGATGCATTACGAAATGCTTCACTTGCACTAGGTGCGAATCATACACAAACAACTTTTAAAGTCGTCTTACCGAATGCATTGCCTGGGATTTTAACTGCTACATTGCTTGCGATTGGACGTATTATTGGAGAGTCCGCAGCGCTTATATTTGCAATCGGGACAGCAGTTAAAGATGATATTTCAATCTTTGGAAAATCAACAACCTTAGCTGTTCATATCTGGTCTTTAATGTCAGATGAACCAGCCAACATTCAATTAGCAAGTACGATTGCTGTTGTAATTTTACTGATTGTACTTGTCTTAAATATCTCTGTTAAACTAATCTCAATGCGTTTTAAAAAACGTTATGAATAA
- the pstC gene encoding phosphate ABC transporter permease subunit PstC translates to MTNILKKVQSKLHIHTKNDVIDFIIKAFFLLATIISASFIIIIIVFVTAEGVIPFVTDNDGIGRVNLWRFLTGTTWLEGRAFVSNLYGVGFIIINTLYIAFLSLLISLPIGVLTALFIARIAPKKLAEVMRTVVELLAAIPSIVYGLFGSGLILTFVYNLAKIFGVQSKGGNSVLATVLVLSLMILPTITALSEVAIRSVNKDIIHGSLALGATKTQTNFKVVLTSAKSGIFTAAILGIGRALGEATAVSLVAGNARSGPSLGFFQITSTLTSTMLQGLKETVGIDYDIRFSVGIVLMIVILITNITLNFVKRKVGNVDVK, encoded by the coding sequence ATGACTAATATATTAAAAAAAGTACAATCGAAACTACACATACACACTAAAAATGATGTGATTGACTTCATTATCAAGGCATTCTTTTTACTTGCCACAATTATTAGTGCGTCATTTATCATCATTATTATAGTATTTGTCACCGCAGAAGGAGTAATTCCCTTTGTGACAGATAATGATGGTATTGGACGTGTCAATTTATGGCGGTTCTTAACTGGGACAACCTGGCTTGAAGGAAGAGCATTTGTGTCTAACCTCTATGGTGTCGGGTTCATTATTATTAATACCCTATATATTGCATTCTTATCACTGTTAATTTCATTACCGATTGGGGTGTTAACGGCCTTGTTTATTGCGCGTATTGCGCCAAAGAAATTGGCTGAAGTGATGCGGACTGTTGTAGAGTTACTCGCTGCAATCCCATCAATTGTATATGGATTATTTGGAAGTGGATTAATCTTAACGTTTGTCTATAACTTAGCGAAAATATTTGGTGTACAATCTAAAGGAGGAAACAGTGTTCTAGCAACAGTGTTAGTTCTCTCACTGATGATTTTACCCACTATTACAGCCTTGAGTGAGGTTGCGATAAGAAGTGTGAATAAAGATATTATTCATGGCTCTTTAGCCCTCGGGGCAACCAAGACGCAAACGAATTTTAAGGTTGTTTTAACCAGTGCAAAGTCTGGTATTTTCACCGCCGCTATTTTAGGGATTGGTCGTGCATTAGGAGAAGCCACTGCGGTTTCACTAGTTGCGGGGAATGCAAGAAGTGGTCCATCTCTTGGGTTCTTCCAGATTACATCCACACTGACATCAACGATGCTACAAGGATTAAAAGAAACAGTTGGTATTGATTATGATATACGGTTTAGTGTGGGTATTGTATTGATGATTGTTATCTTAATAACGAATATTACACTGAATTTTGTTAAACGGAAAGTAGGTAATGTCGATGTCAAATAG
- a CDS encoding substrate-binding domain-containing protein, whose product MKKLVVLVTVFVFALTLSACGNTEAGWDSTNNITVYTRDTSSGTRAGFMGGIGFDEAEEDDSVLVDGFVIKDNTGILNSITTDEYGIGYISLATLNDDVKGLAFNGVEPSVPNVVNNTYDLKRPFNYVTRAMDDYANETEKNIVLAFVAFMGTTDGADIITNEGAVALESTETWDDIAAEHPVCAQDNSDVVIRFGGSDSIQKIAEALSSAFAPKCGNFVPEHDHTGSSDGFKRTQGSEKDGDNYKHIGFASRPFKDSEAGEAGTQGQLAWDAIVVIVNLNNELNSVTAADLKNIYSGEVTTWEELLD is encoded by the coding sequence ATGAAAAAGTTAGTAGTATTAGTAACAGTATTTGTATTTGCACTGACATTAAGTGCATGTGGTAATACCGAAGCAGGATGGGATTCAACAAACAACATCACTGTTTATACACGAGATACATCAAGCGGTACACGTGCCGGATTTATGGGTGGTATTGGATTTGATGAAGCAGAAGAAGATGACAGTGTGTTAGTCGATGGATTTGTTATTAAAGACAATACAGGTATTTTGAACTCGATCACAACCGATGAGTATGGTATTGGGTATATCTCATTAGCAACATTAAATGATGATGTCAAAGGCTTAGCATTTAACGGAGTAGAACCTTCGGTACCTAATGTAGTAAATAACACCTATGACTTAAAACGTCCATTTAATTATGTGACACGGGCGATGGATGATTATGCAAATGAAACAGAAAAAAATATTGTATTAGCATTTGTAGCATTCATGGGAACAACAGATGGCGCAGATATTATTACCAATGAAGGTGCTGTTGCATTAGAAAGCACGGAAACTTGGGATGATATTGCAGCAGAACATCCTGTATGTGCTCAAGACAACAGTGATGTCGTAATTCGCTTTGGTGGATCAGACTCTATTCAAAAAATCGCTGAAGCATTATCATCAGCATTTGCACCAAAGTGTGGAAACTTTGTTCCTGAGCATGATCATACTGGATCATCAGATGGATTCAAACGGACACAAGGTAGTGAAAAAGATGGTGACAACTACAAACATATTGGATTTGCATCACGTCCATTCAAAGATTCTGAAGCTGGCGAAGCTGGAACACAAGGCCAATTAGCATGGGATGCCATTGTCGTAATTGTTAATCTAAACAATGAATTAAACAGTGTCACAGCCGCGGATCTTAAAAATATTTATAGTGGAGAAGTAACAACTTGGGAAGAACTCCTAGACTAA
- a CDS encoding response regulator transcription factor, with protein MAKILIIEDEQAIQRMIEYDLSQMGYEVDSALDGFEGYKKASTKHFDILLLDLMLPNMDGMEICKKLRDEGNEVYIIMLTALDDEYNVIKGFDVGADDYIKKPFSPRELLARIKAGLRRQGLMNNDDVIHYNDLTIVNSSYEVFRNDEKIEVTLKEFELLQYLLKNKGKALSRNQLLTNLWGFSYDGDSRVVDVHIFKLREKIDPDANFIKTVRGIGYKIV; from the coding sequence ATGGCAAAGATATTAATCATTGAAGATGAACAAGCAATTCAACGGATGATTGAGTACGATCTTTCACAAATGGGATATGAAGTCGATTCAGCATTAGATGGCTTTGAAGGATATAAAAAAGCCAGTACAAAACATTTTGACATTTTATTACTCGATTTAATGCTTCCGAATATGGATGGTATGGAGATATGTAAAAAGCTTCGCGATGAAGGTAATGAAGTATATATCATTATGCTTACTGCATTAGATGATGAGTATAATGTCATTAAAGGTTTTGATGTCGGAGCTGATGATTATATAAAAAAACCTTTTTCACCAAGAGAACTTCTAGCCCGAATTAAGGCAGGATTACGCCGTCAAGGATTGATGAACAATGATGACGTAATACACTACAATGACTTAACGATTGTTAACAGCAGTTATGAAGTATTTCGAAACGATGAAAAGATTGAAGTAACACTTAAAGAGTTTGAATTATTACAATATCTTTTAAAGAATAAAGGGAAAGCATTATCACGAAATCAACTTCTAACCAATCTGTGGGGATTCAGTTATGATGGAGATTCTCGAGTTGTCGATGTCCATATATTTAAACTGAGAGAAAAAATTGATCCGGACGCAAACTTTATAAAAACAGTACGTGGCATTGGATACAAAATTGTATAG